Proteins from one Natrinema salinisoli genomic window:
- a CDS encoding flippase, translated as MNRADHIVDGFKATLLARGIYMISSALLMFVLARYLLEPGGYGALYWAIGVLTIIQLFADLGLSKSVARYISEYRETDPGQVPYLIRSVITAKIVLLTVVGYVLLLFHEQIATALGDPGAAPFLAAGVIYLVVFSLSTFAQVAFQGFNHLGYSALVQAVSGTGRFLFAVAFVLAGLGALGAFFGYIVGYAISATLGIGILYYGFVRKHERADEYEEGLSRRLIEYSVPLTATRSANVIDKQIDIVLVGVFLNPAAVAFYTLAKQISDFVLAPAESLGFTISPNFGEQKAADQLEEARRIYETSLTNVLLLYIPAAVGLAIVAGPFLTLVFGSDYAAAVPVLQVLAGFVVLQAITNLTSDSLDYLGRARARAVAKGGTAVANFGLNILLIPTIGVVGAAIATVATHSVYVAVNLYIVHTELELNVRRIARTTGLVCGITGVMAVAVLLVTPLVSSLFMLVGAIAVGTITWGVLAVMSGLVDPGQVRSVIG; from the coding sequence ATGAACAGAGCGGATCACATCGTCGACGGCTTCAAGGCAACGCTCCTCGCGCGCGGGATCTACATGATCTCGAGTGCGTTGTTGATGTTCGTTCTGGCACGGTACCTGCTCGAACCGGGCGGGTACGGTGCGCTGTACTGGGCGATCGGGGTGTTGACCATTATCCAGTTATTTGCCGATCTGGGACTCAGCAAGTCCGTCGCGCGGTACATCTCGGAGTACCGCGAGACGGACCCTGGTCAGGTTCCGTATCTGATCAGGTCCGTGATTACGGCCAAGATCGTCCTCCTCACCGTCGTCGGGTACGTCCTGTTGCTCTTTCACGAGCAGATCGCGACCGCGCTCGGCGATCCGGGAGCGGCACCGTTTCTCGCCGCGGGCGTGATTTATCTCGTCGTCTTCTCGCTCAGCACCTTCGCGCAGGTGGCGTTTCAGGGGTTCAATCACCTCGGCTACAGCGCGCTCGTTCAGGCGGTCAGCGGGACCGGTCGGTTCCTCTTCGCCGTCGCCTTCGTGCTCGCCGGCCTCGGTGCGCTCGGCGCATTCTTCGGGTACATCGTCGGCTACGCTATCTCCGCTACCCTCGGCATCGGCATCCTCTACTACGGCTTCGTCCGGAAACACGAGAGGGCCGACGAGTACGAGGAGGGCCTCTCCCGGCGGCTCATCGAGTACAGCGTCCCGCTGACGGCCACCCGGAGCGCGAACGTTATCGACAAGCAGATCGACATCGTGCTGGTCGGAGTCTTTCTCAACCCCGCCGCCGTCGCCTTCTACACCCTCGCAAAGCAGATTTCGGACTTCGTGCTCGCCCCCGCGGAGTCGCTCGGGTTCACCATCTCGCCGAACTTCGGCGAACAAAAGGCCGCCGACCAACTCGAGGAGGCCAGACGGATCTACGAGACGTCGTTGACGAACGTCCTGTTGCTGTACATCCCGGCGGCCGTCGGGCTCGCCATCGTCGCCGGTCCGTTCCTGACGCTGGTGTTCGGAAGCGACTACGCGGCAGCCGTGCCCGTGCTACAGGTACTCGCCGGGTTCGTCGTGTTGCAGGCGATCACGAACCTGACCAGCGACAGTCTGGACTATCTCGGGCGCGCTCGAGCGCGCGCCGTCGCGAAGGGCGGAACGGCCGTCGCCAATTTCGGGCTGAACATCCTCCTGATTCCGACCATCGGCGTGGTCGGCGCTGCGATCGCGACGGTGGCGACCCACTCGGTGTACGTCGCGGTGAACCTCTACATCGTCCACACCGAACTCGAGTTGAACGTGCGTCGGATCGCCCGCACGACGGGACTCGTCTGCGGGATCACCGGCGTGATGGCGGTGGCCGTGTTGCTGGTGACGCCGCTGGTCTCGAGCCTGTTCATGCTGGTCGGCGCGATCGCCGTCGGGACGATCACCTGGGGCGTACTGGCGGTGATGAGCGGGCTGGTCGACCCGGGGCAGGTACGGTCCGTCATCGGCTGA
- a CDS encoding RimK family alpha-L-glutamate ligase, giving the protein MVGADPVTVGVLSLHTSKETKAILNAVEDLGHDSEWLRAENTSISVADGSPVLEPDVDVIANRMLLSNTEQPAEELGLANTFSQLVPTLNEPSAVLTAIHKLSTASALAGNDIRTPDVTLALSGDRLRAARDRYGEEAVYKTAIGTHGGGTWKVGPDDPINAKVGNRYAFLQELVDQEDVRHRDLRVYVVGGEVVAAMYRYAPDNDWRTNVALGGSVEDATDDLPEEAAEMARRAADVVGLDYAGVDLVEGDEGWFVLEVNPTAGFKGLYEATQVSPAPYIAKLAIERAGGEVDEDRVRDTSNVLDDSRPAAQPPEAITSDTEPAVIGYTEEVVLSGTSGSKSVLAKSDTGATRTSIDTSLAADIGAGPIKSITRIRSGSSKQSKSRPVVDVVVGVGGNQHTVTASVEDRSHMDYPVLLGRDILGNYQVDVSRRIDSDASDTPEEEE; this is encoded by the coding sequence ATGGTCGGTGCCGATCCCGTGACTGTCGGGGTATTGAGTCTTCATACGAGCAAGGAAACCAAGGCGATTCTCAACGCCGTCGAGGATCTCGGACACGATTCCGAGTGGCTTCGAGCGGAGAACACGTCGATCAGCGTCGCGGACGGCAGTCCCGTCCTCGAGCCCGACGTCGACGTGATCGCGAACCGAATGCTGCTCTCGAACACCGAACAGCCCGCGGAAGAGCTCGGACTCGCGAACACGTTCTCCCAGCTCGTGCCGACGCTCAACGAGCCAAGCGCAGTGTTGACGGCGATCCACAAGCTTTCGACGGCGTCCGCGCTGGCGGGGAACGACATCCGGACGCCCGACGTCACGCTCGCGCTCAGCGGCGACCGATTGCGGGCCGCACGGGATCGGTACGGTGAAGAAGCGGTGTACAAGACCGCGATCGGAACGCACGGGGGCGGGACCTGGAAAGTCGGCCCCGACGATCCGATCAACGCGAAGGTGGGCAACCGCTACGCCTTCCTGCAGGAACTCGTCGATCAGGAGGACGTCCGCCACCGCGACCTCCGCGTCTACGTCGTCGGCGGCGAGGTCGTCGCAGCGATGTACCGCTACGCGCCGGACAACGACTGGCGAACCAACGTCGCGCTCGGCGGCTCCGTCGAGGACGCGACCGACGACCTCCCCGAGGAAGCCGCCGAGATGGCCCGTCGCGCGGCCGACGTCGTCGGCCTCGACTACGCCGGCGTCGACCTCGTCGAGGGCGACGAGGGCTGGTTCGTCCTCGAAGTCAACCCGACGGCGGGGTTCAAGGGACTCTACGAGGCGACGCAGGTGAGCCCGGCACCGTACATCGCCAAACTGGCGATCGAACGCGCGGGCGGCGAGGTGGACGAGGACCGCGTCCGAGATACTTCCAACGTCCTCGACGACTCCCGACCGGCGGCCCAGCCCCCAGAGGCGATCACGAGCGATACGGAACCGGCCGTGATCGGCTACACCGAGGAGGTCGTCCTCTCCGGAACGAGCGGCTCGAAGTCGGTGCTCGCGAAGTCCGACACCGGCGCGACGCGGACGAGCATCGACACCAGCCTCGCCGCCGACATCGGTGCCGGGCCGATCAAGTCCATCACGCGCATCCGATCCGGCAGCAGCAAACAGTCGAAGAGCCGGCCGGTCGTCGACGTCGTCGTCGGCGTCGGCGGCAACCAGCACACCGTCACTGCCAGCGTCGAGGACCGGAGTCACATGGATTACCCCGTCTTGCTCGGCCGCGACATTCTGGGGAACTACCAGGTCGACGTGAGCCGCCGCATTGATAGCGACGCCAGTGATACGCCCGAAGAGGAGGAGTAA
- a CDS encoding PRC-barrel domain-containing protein translates to MTTVLASTLSETPVMRSDGVELGTVHTITMNVETGELERLLVTPTTDDLRAVGTNDDGKIVVPARCMSDLDDYLVVDLTKRDSG, encoded by the coding sequence ATGACGACGGTCCTCGCCTCCACGCTCTCCGAGACGCCAGTGATGAGATCCGATGGGGTGGAACTCGGCACGGTTCACACCATTACGATGAACGTCGAAACGGGTGAGCTCGAACGGTTGCTCGTCACGCCGACGACGGACGATCTCCGAGCGGTCGGCACGAACGACGACGGGAAAATCGTCGTCCCGGCCCGCTGTATGAGCGACCTCGACGATTACCTGGTCGTCGATCTGACGAAGCGCGACTCGGGGTGA
- the katG gene encoding catalase/peroxidase HPI has translation MSGSKSNHDWWPNQLNLEILDQNARDVGPLDEDFDYAEEFQKLDLEEVKADLEELMTTSHDWWPADYGHYGPLFIRMAWHSAGTYRTADGRGGAAGGRQRFAPINSWPDNANLDKARRLLLPIKQKYGRKISWADLMILAGNVAIESMGFKTFGFAGGREDAFEPDESVYWGPEDEWEANERFDEPGGIEEGLGASVMGLIYVNPEGPDGNPDPELSAKNIRQTFDRMAMNDKETAALIAGGHTFGKVHGADDPEENVGPEPEAAPIEQQGFGWKNDHGSGKGGDTITSGIEGPWTQSPTEWDMGYIDNLLEYEWAAQKGPGGAWQWIPLDEELEDSAPDAHDPDESVTPMMLTTDIALKRDPDYREIMEEFQENPMSFGMNFAKAWYKLTHRDMGPPERFLGPEVPDEEMLWQDPLPDADYDLIGDEEIAELKTEILASDLSVPQLVKTAWASASTYRDSDKRGGANGARIRLEPQRSWEVNEPSELETVLETLEGIQEEFNGSRSDDVQVSLADLIVLGGSAAVEQAAADAGYDVDVPFEPGRTDASEEQTDVESFEALKPKVDGFRNYIESGLDQPAEELLVDEADLLDLTATEMTVLVGGMRALDANYQGSDLGVFTDRPGTLTNDFFVNLLDMDTEWEPASDAENVYEGRDRDTGELEWEGTRIDLIFGSNSRLRAIAEFYGSDDAEEDFVRDFVDAWSKVMQLDRFDLE, from the coding sequence ATGTCAGGAAGTAAATCGAATCACGACTGGTGGCCAAATCAGTTGAACCTGGAGATTCTCGACCAGAACGCTCGCGACGTCGGTCCGTTGGACGAGGACTTCGATTACGCCGAAGAGTTCCAGAAACTCGACCTCGAGGAGGTAAAGGCGGATCTCGAAGAGCTGATGACGACGTCCCACGACTGGTGGCCGGCCGACTACGGTCACTACGGGCCGCTTTTCATTCGAATGGCGTGGCACAGCGCCGGCACGTACCGCACCGCCGACGGTCGGGGCGGTGCGGCCGGCGGACGACAGCGCTTCGCGCCGATCAACAGCTGGCCCGACAACGCGAACCTCGACAAGGCGCGCCGGCTGCTCCTGCCGATCAAGCAGAAGTACGGCCGCAAGATCTCGTGGGCCGACCTGATGATTCTCGCGGGGAACGTCGCCATCGAGTCGATGGGGTTCAAGACGTTCGGCTTCGCCGGCGGCCGCGAGGACGCGTTCGAGCCCGACGAGTCAGTCTACTGGGGCCCCGAAGACGAGTGGGAAGCGAACGAGCGCTTCGACGAGCCCGGCGGAATCGAGGAGGGGCTCGGCGCGTCCGTAATGGGGCTCATCTACGTGAACCCGGAGGGGCCGGACGGAAACCCCGACCCGGAGCTGTCGGCCAAGAACATCCGCCAGACGTTCGACCGCATGGCGATGAACGACAAGGAGACGGCCGCGCTCATCGCCGGCGGACACACGTTCGGGAAAGTCCACGGCGCCGACGACCCCGAAGAGAACGTCGGCCCCGAACCGGAAGCGGCACCGATCGAGCAGCAGGGCTTCGGCTGGAAGAACGATCACGGCTCCGGCAAAGGCGGCGACACGATTACCAGCGGCATCGAGGGTCCCTGGACCCAATCGCCGACCGAGTGGGACATGGGCTACATCGACAACCTGCTCGAGTACGAGTGGGCGGCCCAGAAGGGGCCCGGCGGCGCCTGGCAGTGGATACCGCTCGACGAGGAACTGGAAGACTCCGCGCCGGACGCCCACGACCCCGACGAATCGGTCACGCCCATGATGCTCACGACGGACATCGCGCTGAAGCGCGATCCGGACTACCGTGAGATCATGGAGGAGTTCCAGGAGAACCCGATGTCGTTCGGGATGAACTTCGCGAAGGCCTGGTACAAGCTGACCCACCGCGACATGGGCCCGCCCGAGCGGTTCCTCGGACCGGAGGTTCCCGACGAGGAGATGCTGTGGCAGGATCCCCTCCCCGACGCGGACTACGACCTGATCGGGGACGAGGAGATCGCCGAGCTCAAAACGGAGATCCTCGCTTCGGACCTGTCCGTCCCCCAGCTTGTCAAGACCGCCTGGGCGTCGGCGTCGACGTACCGCGACAGCGACAAGCGCGGCGGCGCGAACGGCGCCCGCATCCGTCTCGAGCCCCAGCGGAGCTGGGAAGTAAACGAGCCCTCCGAACTCGAGACCGTGCTCGAGACCCTCGAGGGAATCCAGGAGGAATTCAACGGTTCCCGATCCGACGACGTCCAGGTCTCGCTCGCCGACCTCATCGTGCTGGGCGGTTCCGCGGCCGTCGAGCAGGCGGCAGCCGACGCCGGCTACGACGTGGACGTTCCGTTCGAACCGGGACGGACGGACGCCTCCGAGGAACAGACCGACGTCGAATCGTTCGAGGCGCTCAAACCGAAAGTCGACGGGTTCCGGAACTACATCGAGAGCGGGCTCGACCAGCCGGCCGAGGAGTTGCTGGTGGACGAGGCCGATCTCCTGGACCTGACGGCGACCGAGATGACGGTGCTGGTCGGCGGCATGCGCGCGCTGGACGCGAACTACCAGGGTTCAGACCTCGGCGTCTTCACCGACCGGCCGGGGACGCTGACCAACGACTTCTTCGTCAACCTCCTCGACATGGACACGGAGTGGGAGCCGGCCTCCGACGCCGAGAACGTGTACGAAGGACGCGATCGTGACACGGGCGAACTCGAATGGGAGGGGACACGCATCGACCTCATCTTCGGTTCGAACTCCCGCCTTCGAGCCATCGCGGAGTTCTACGGCTCCGACGACGCCGAAGAGGACTTCGTGCGTGACTTCGTGGACGCGTGGAGCAAGGTAATGCAGCTCGACCGATTCGACCTCGAGTAA